A single genomic interval of Deltaproteobacteria bacterium harbors:
- a CDS encoding VOC family protein, whose product MQWPSPISLRHVALYARDLDAMERFYVDVLGYRVEWRPDADNVYLTRGADNLALHRGRPGGAGALDHIGFVVPTPEDVDRWAAHVAAAGFAPDAPPRTHRDGARSFYLRDPDGNRVQIIHHPPIAGTVGD is encoded by the coding sequence ATGCAGTGGCCATCTCCGATTTCGCTGCGTCACGTCGCGCTGTACGCTCGCGACCTCGACGCGATGGAGCGGTTCTACGTCGACGTCCTCGGCTACCGCGTCGAGTGGCGGCCGGACGCGGACAACGTCTACCTCACGCGTGGCGCCGACAACCTCGCGCTGCACCGCGGCCGGCCCGGCGGCGCCGGCGCACTGGACCACATCGGTTTCGTCGTGCCGACTCCGGAGGATGTCGATCGCTGGGCCGCTCACGTCGCGGCCGCCGGGTTCGCTCCCGACGCCCCGCCGCGCACGCACCGCGACGGCGCACGGTCGTTCTACCTGCGCGATCCCGACGGCAACCGCGTACAGATCATCCATCACCCGCCCATCGCCGGGACGGTCGGCGACTGA